One Kryptolebias marmoratus isolate JLee-2015 linkage group LG21, ASM164957v2, whole genome shotgun sequence DNA segment encodes these proteins:
- the LOC108234687 gene encoding putative protein TPRXL isoform X1 — protein sequence MMNCGSLVKSALVAIILVVASGHPDEKLASCCTKVNKLEITEPILGYLVQQRKPPCVQAVIFQTETGLYCSQLNAPWVLRKIRELSRRAKAQTTASPMVSSSSASLLSIITSTASPPSSSTLLPSSSSSSSLSTSSSSISSTLLPSSFSSSSLSTSSSSISSTLLPSSSSSAPSLSSTLLPSSSTPSFSSASTTPADETFSGSDEE from the exons ATGATGAACTGTGGAAGCCTGGTGAAAAGTGCGCTGGTCGCCATCATCCTGGTTGTTGCTTCTGGACATCCAG ATGAAAAGTTGGCTTCTTGCTGTACGAAAGTCAACAAACTTGAGATCACTGAACCAATCCTGGGATACTTGGTCCAGCAACGTAAACCTCCATGTGTCCAAGCAGTCAT ctttcagacagaaactggtCTTTACTGCAGTCAGCTCAACGCTCCCTGGGTTTTGCGCAAGATCAGAGAACTCAG CAGGAGAGCAAAGGCTCAAACAACAGCGTCTCCCATGGTCAGTTCTTCCTCAGCCTCCCTCCTCTCCATCATAACTTCCACGGCCTCCCCTCCTTCATCCTCCACCCtgcttccctcctcctcctcttcttcttccctctccacctcttcttcttccatCTCCTCCACCCTGcttccctcctccttctcttcttcttccctctccacctcttcttcttccatCTCCTCCACCCtgcttccctcctcctcctcctctgctccttccctctcctccaccctgcttccttcctcctccactcCTTCCTTCTCCTCTGCCTCAACAACACCAGCCGATGAGACGTTTTCAGGGAGTGATGAGGAGTAG
- the LOC108234687 gene encoding putative protein TPRXL isoform X2, with translation MMNCGSLVKSALVAIILVVASGHPDEKLASCCTKVNKLEITEPILGYLVQQRKPPCVQAVIFQTETGLYCSQLNAPWVLRKIRELRRAKAQTTASPMVSSSSASLLSIITSTASPPSSSTLLPSSSSSSSLSTSSSSISSTLLPSSFSSSSLSTSSSSISSTLLPSSSSSAPSLSSTLLPSSSTPSFSSASTTPADETFSGSDEE, from the exons ATGATGAACTGTGGAAGCCTGGTGAAAAGTGCGCTGGTCGCCATCATCCTGGTTGTTGCTTCTGGACATCCAG ATGAAAAGTTGGCTTCTTGCTGTACGAAAGTCAACAAACTTGAGATCACTGAACCAATCCTGGGATACTTGGTCCAGCAACGTAAACCTCCATGTGTCCAAGCAGTCAT ctttcagacagaaactggtCTTTACTGCAGTCAGCTCAACGCTCCCTGGGTTTTGCGCAAGATCAGAGAACTCAG GAGAGCAAAGGCTCAAACAACAGCGTCTCCCATGGTCAGTTCTTCCTCAGCCTCCCTCCTCTCCATCATAACTTCCACGGCCTCCCCTCCTTCATCCTCCACCCtgcttccctcctcctcctcttcttcttccctctccacctcttcttcttccatCTCCTCCACCCTGcttccctcctccttctcttcttcttccctctccacctcttcttcttccatCTCCTCCACCCtgcttccctcctcctcctcctctgctccttccctctcctccaccctgcttccttcctcctccactcCTTCCTTCTCCTCTGCCTCAACAACACCAGCCGATGAGACGTTTTCAGGGAGTGATGAGGAGTAG